The window AGAGATTTCTCCCAATATCACGTTCTATGGCATCCCTGCAATTGTCACATAAAGTACCTTCAACATGCCCATTCACAGAGTTTTTCATTTCGTCAAAGTTAGCATCGGCAGGAATATCCTGTTTGTGGGCATTGATGGTTAAACATCCACATTGAGTAACAGATTTAATAACCGCTCTGTTTACCCGGGAATTTGAATCCTGATATTTCGTAATTAAGTCTAGAATACTCCTATTTCTTACAAGCAGCTCCTGTGCAGTGTATTGAAAATCATCAACAAGTATATCCTTCATGTGATTCACCTCAGTATTTAGATGTCTGCCTTTATTATACTTTTACCTATAAATACTGTCAAACCCCAAAAAACAATATTTAACAGAATTAATTTTAACTGTTAATATATATGTTTGATTTTTGACATTAAATATTCTTTGTAGTATACTTGAATTATTGAGACAATTTTATATAAATTAATCCAAACGCACTCAACTATAGTATTAGTGCGTTTTAGTATTTTTGTTTTATATTTATTAACAGCTCGACTGAATACAGATATTTACATAGATTCATAAGAGCTTTTGGATATACAAATAGTGGAAAGGTTTGCGTTATTTTTTATGGAGGATTGCTATGTATAACGTAGGAGATAAAATTGTATATCCCATGCATGGTGCGGGTGTTATTGAATCCATAGAGGAAAAGGAAATACTTGGTAAAAAATGCAGCTATTATGTTATGAAAATACCTATTGGTGATTTGAAGGTTATGATACCTACCAATAACATTACTGATATAGGCATAAGAGGTGTAATAAGTGTTTCTGAAGCTGACAATGTCTTTAATTTTTTGAAGGACGGCCAGCATGAAATTCCATCCAATTGGAATAAACGCTATCGGGAAAACATGGTCAAGATAAAAAGCGGCGACATTTTTGAGGTAGCTGATGTTGTTAGAAGTCTTATGCAAAGAGAAAAGGAAAAAGGGCTTTCTACAGGTGAGAGAAAAATGTTGAGCAGCGCAAAACAGATACTAATAAGTGAATTGGTTCTTGTAAAAGGCATTAATCAGCATGAAGTTGAGATTAAAATCCAAGAGTACCTTTACGGCTGAGACGCCTTTGAAGGAGAATGAATGTGCTAAACAGGATTATTAAAATATCTTTTTCTATTCTAGGAGCTGTTACCGGATTTACTATTTTACATACAATTTTATCATTTAATATAAAAATCGGTGAAAATCTAAAAGTACCATTAGTGATACTGTTTTCATCCGTTTTCTGTGCCATTTTTTATTTTATGGCAGCTAAGATAATTGAAGTGCTTACGGGCTTCATTGATAAGATTGAAAAAGGCATTCAAAATGTAACAATGTCTGAGCTGGTTCTGGGAGCTGCGGGACTTATACTTGGACTCATTGTTGCAAATCTTGTAAGCATACCGATAATGAAAATTCAGATTATAGGGCTGCCCTTTGCAGTAATAATAAATATATTGTTCGGACTTATGGGAGTTATCCTTTCCCAAAGAAAGAAAAATGAGAGTATAGCAGATATTTTTAAGGAGCAGTCTTCCTCTCGTAATAAGAAACTTGTTGACACCTGCACAATTATTGAC of the Ruminiclostridium papyrosolvens DSM 2782 genome contains:
- a CDS encoding CarD family transcriptional regulator; amino-acid sequence: MYNVGDKIVYPMHGAGVIESIEEKEILGKKCSYYVMKIPIGDLKVMIPTNNITDIGIRGVISVSEADNVFNFLKDGQHEIPSNWNKRYRENMVKIKSGDIFEVADVVRSLMQREKEKGLSTGERKMLSSAKQILISELVLVKGINQHEVEIKIQEYLYG